The nucleotide sequence GTCGAGGTGACGATGCCGGAGCGGCGCAGCACCGCGAGCTGCTGGGACAGGCTGGACGGCTCGATCTCGATCGCGGCCAGCAGGTCGCGGACCGGCTTCGGGCCGTCCTGGAGCAGTTCCAGGACGCGGATGCGCACGGGGTGCCCGAGCATGCGGAAGAACTCCGCCTTGGCCTGGTAGAGCGGGACCGGCACGGGTTCAGCCCCTCTCCGCGCCGGGCGTCGGACGGTCGTCCGGGCCGGCCTGCGCGGCGTCGGGGCCGCGGTCGGGTTCCGGCAGCGGGACGCTTTCCACGCGGGCCACCGCGAGTGCCTCCTCCAGTTTGTCGACGGCGACGCGGAGCGCGTTCCCGTCGTGGGTGCGCGCGGCGTCGGCCAGGTCGTGCCGGGCCCGCCGCACGCGGTCGCGCACCTCGGCGGTGTGCGCGTCGGGGGCGCTCGTGCCCGGCGTGTGCTCGTCCGGTGTGTTGTCTCGGCTCATCATCCACCCGCCATCCCGGGACCCGCTTCGCGCACGCCCGCAACCGACCCTCCGCTCCCGCGCCGACGGCGCCGGGCCTCGGCACCGCGCCGCGGGCAGAAGACATGATGTTGCAACTTGAAGAGATTTTCAATTTGCCATCAACACTCTTCGTGTCAACAGTGTGCCGCACCCGGCGCGAGGGTGCGGAACGCGGCCTCGCGGCCCCCAAACCCGGCGCCGAGACGTGGCGGCGCCATGACGACGGCGTGGCGGTGGCATGACGGTGCCATGGCGGCGGTGTGGCGGCGATATGAGCGATCCGTGCCTTCCGGGCGAATCCCGGGCAACACGTCTATCCTTTTCCGCTCCCGACACGACGGCGCGGCGGGGATAGAAACCCGACGAACACGGACGGAACAATGCATCCATGGCGTCACGAGGCGCCGGGTTCGTGTGCTGTCGTCACTGTTGTGATGTGGACTCCGGAACGCCGGCAGCCACTTGCGCGCGGCGCCGCCTTCGCGGGGCGCACAAGGATGTCGATCGTGCGTGGCGGGTAGGGACCAGACGAAGTCGTTTGTCGGGCCCGCGCGTTCCGCTGGGAGACGCGCCACATCATCCGACGGCCGGTGAACCTACGGGCTCGTGGCAATCCGCGTTCGTGGCGGGACAGCGTTGTCACGCCACCGGGGAAGGGGAAGTCGCTTGCGCGTGGCACAAGTTGGTATCGAGGAAGAGTTCCATGTGATCGACCGCAAGACCCGCAGGCTGGTGCCGCAGGCCCCGGCGATCCTCGGCGACCTGTCCGGCGAGGGGTTCACGGCCGAGCTCCATCAGACCGTGCTGGAGTCCAACAGTCGGCCGCATCGCGAACTCCGGTCCCTGCAAGAGGACCTGGTCGCGCTGCGCGCGGAACTCGTCGCGGTGGCCGGCAAATGGGATCTGGGCGTCGCGGCCGTGGGCACGGTGCCGCTGGCGGACTTCGGGATCGCGGCCCTGACGCCCAACGAGCGGTACGAGCGCATCGGGCACACGTACGGGGCACTCACCCGCGAGCAGTTGATCTGCGGCATGCACGTGCACGTCGAGGCCGAGGACCGCGATCTGGCCGTCCGCGCCCTGCCGTGGATCGCGCCGTGGGTCCCGGTCCTGCTGGCCCTGTCCGCGAGTTCGCCGTACTGGCAGGGCGCGGACACGGGGTACGCGAGCTGGCGCACGCAGATGTGGCAGCGCTGGCCGGCCGCCGGGCCCGTGGGCGCGTTCGCGTCCGCCGACGAGTACGACGCCATGATCGCCGGCCTCGTCGACAGCGGCGTCCTCCTCGACGCCGGCATGCTCTACCAGGATCTCCGGCTGTCGTCGCACCTGCCCACGATCGAGCTGCGGGTGTGCGACTCGTGCCCGTCCCCGGAGACGCCGATCCTGGTCGCCGGGCTGTTCCGCGCGCTGGTCACGCACGCCCTGCGCAGCGCCGCCGAGGCGGGGGCCGCCCCTCCCCCGGTGTGGCCGGCCGAGTGGCAGCGCGCGGCCTCGTGGCGGGCCGCGCGGTCGGGCCTGGAAGGGCCGTTGCTGGACCCGATGCGCTTCGGCGCCGCTCCGGCGGCCGATGTGGTACGCGGGCTGGTCGCCCATGTGCGCCCGCATCTGGAGGAGTTCGGCGACTGGCCGCTGATCTCCGCCCTGGTCGAGCGCACCCTCGCGTCGGGCAGCGCGGCGGAGCACCAGCGCCGGGCGGCGCGCGGCTGGGCCTGGGAGCCGGCCCGCGCGGTCGACTGGGTGCTGGAGCGTACCGCCGCGGCGCCGGAATGGCCGTCCCTGCCGGTGCCGCGCCAGCGCAGGGCGGAGACGGCGACGCCGAGCGCGGGGAAGACCGTGGCGGAGGGAGGGCTTTCCGGGCCTTCCGGGCCTTCCGGGCCGTCAGAACCGGCCGGGCCGCCGACGCCTCCCGCGGCCCGGGTGGCACCGGCGGTACGCGAGGTACCGGGTGTGCCCGCGGCACCGGGTCCGGGGGTGTCGGGACTACCGCCCGTCCCCCGGGTGCCGCCCGTACCTCCCGTGCCAACGGAGCCGTCTCCGCTGTGAGTTCGTGCGGGTGAGCGCCCGACCGGGTAGCGGGGCAGCCGCGACGCGCACCGCCCATGCCCCGTACGCACGCACGGCGATTCGTCGACCTGCCATGCCGTGCGTGCGTACGGGGCATGCCGGTGTCGGGGACGGCCGATTCGGCCGTCCCCGACACCGGTGACATGTGCGGGCTACCCGGGTTCGCCGATGGAAACCGCGAACCGCCTTGTTGTGTCCTTTACTTCACGTCGTCCATGCTCTTGCCGACGTCCGCGAGCGTCATGGGCTTCGGGTAGTTGCCCGTGAGCTTGATCGCCGGCGCGTCGCAGCGGTAGGCGCCGGAGTCCGGCTTGAAGTCCGCCGCCTTCCAGCCCTCGGGGGACGCGACGACCACGTTGAAGCACTTGACCGGGGCGTCGGACTGCGACAGGTCGAGCGGCGCCTGCAAACCGCCGCCGGTCCACGCCGTCTCCTTCGCCGCCGTCTCGTACACGCACTTGCGGGTGAGGTTGTCCCCGCACGCCGCGGCCGACTTGGCGAACAGCAGCCAGGACGAGAACGCCCGGATCGAGCCGAGGCCGACCTTGGCGCCCGGCGCGTACTTGGCGAACAGGTCGATGACCTTCTGCGTCGCCGGGTTCTTCGAGGCGTCCTCCAGCAGGGACAAGCCGCTCAGGTCGGCCACGTTGTTCTGCGCCGCGAGGGCCTGGCCGCCCGTGAGCTGGATGAACTCGTCACCGTACGCGTTGCTGTTGGCGTCGATCCAGTCGAGCTTGTAGTCGATCGTCGTCAGCGCCTGCTCCAGCTTCGCGAGGCTTTTGTAGTCGCCGTAGAACAGCAGGCCCTTGACGCCCTTGCTCTTGATCGACTGCGCGTACGGCGTCCAGTCGGACACCCCCGCCGCCGGGTACAGGTCGTTGTAGTTGACGTTCCCGCCGGTGGCCTTGATGCCGTCCACGGCCATCTCGACGAGGACCTTGACCGACGGGGAGTCACCGCCGATGACACCGACGGCGTTCGCCGAGCCGGGGTAGGCCTCCTTGAGCAGCCAGTTGTAGTAGCCCGCGTACCTCACGTACGACGAGCCGCCGGCCAGCGTGGCCACCTGGAGGTCGGAACCGTCGCTCTCCAGCGACACGGGCTGGGAGGTGAAGTCCGGCAGCAGGCACGACAGCCGGTCCTTGACCCCCATGTTGTCCAGCGCGGCACCGCCGCCGACGAGCGCGAAGTCCTCGCGGCACGCCTCGCTCATCCGCTGCCGGACTTCCAGCATCTTCGTGTCGCGGGTGTTCGCGACGATCTTGCGTCCGTTGATGCCGCCGGCTTCGTTGCACCAGGAGGTGAACACCTTGGCGGCGTCGGGGTACTCCTGCTTCTTGGTGAAGCCGACGTCGGTGAACACGCCGACCTTGATCTCGTTCGCGGTCACGCCCTGCGCGGGCGCGCTCGTCGACTGGCCGGCCTGACACACGTTCTTCAGGTCACCGAAGTCCGCCGATACGGCGGCGGGTTGGGCGTTGGTCGGCGTCGAGTCGGAATCGGAGCTGTCGCCCCGGTCCCCGCATCCCACCGCGAGCAGAGCGGTCACCGACAGTACGGCGACGAGAGTCCTCTGCGGCCTCACGGGCTGCCTCCTCAAGGGGGCTGTGGCTGTCCCCAGAAACGGCTTACAGGTACACGTACTTGGTGGTTCACCGCGACGAGGGCCGAGCAACGTTCCCTCGGCCCTCGCGGCGTGTGGAGCGTGGTGCTGTTGGCGTCGTGGCCCTCCGACCGCGTGGCTGGTCGGACGGCCGATCGGGCAAGCGAACGAGCGCGGGCTCGGAACGTCCCGCGCGGAACCGCAAAGGCTTTCGGTGGGCGCCCGGTTCCGGGCCGGGAAGATCTCCCGGACGCGTTCCACCGCTTGAGGTCGCGACCCCCCGTCGCGACGATCTTCATTGTCCCTCTCGGGTACAGGAAAGTATCTTCTCGCCAGCCGAGAATCAATGTTTACTTTCCCGCCGTATCCGCTTCGTGTTGTGACCGCCCGCGGGTCAACCAATTGGCCGGTACACGCTTGCGCCGAGGCATTGACGGGGCCACCCGACATGCGCGACTCTTCATGCCCGAACCGCACGGTGACCTCCGCGACGGAAGGGCTCGTATGCACATGCCCCACGCGCACGACCAGCCCCGGCACGCCCGGCGGACCCTCGGCGCCGCCGCGCGCGGGAGCCGCGTCCCGCACTGAAATCGCCTGGCCGGACCGGCTTTTCCGACGAACGACACGGGACGACACCACGTCGCGGGCGCGTGCAGGGTCGCGCGACGGCAAAACCCCGCGCGCACCGTCACGCGGGGGCGTCGGGGTGTTCCGCCGTAAAAGCCGGCGCGCTCGAATGTCCGCGGAGGCAATTGCGTCGCGGCCGTGCCCAAATTCGGACCACACCGCATTCGCGGCGACTTCGCGCCCGGAAAAACGCGCCCGGGCCCGCCGCACCCTCCGGGCATCCCTTGGGGCTCTCGCGACTCCTGGGATCGTGGAAACGCCGTCCGATCACGCGGTGACCGCGACGACGGAACCCGGTGCCGGGGACGGCCGTTTCGACGGACCCGACTCCCGTGGTGCGCCCCGCGTCGGACGACGCCCGGGAGCGCTCACCCCGTCGGCGACGCGTTTCCCCCGGCGGCCGGGCCGAGACCGTGCCCCTCGTCCGCGACCGCGTCGGCCGCGTCGGGCTCCCTGCCGCCCTGGTCGAGACGGAACGGCGGGTAGGAGTCGCTCATCAGCGCCGCGTACGCGCCGACGCGCACCGTCCAGCGGTTCAGGCCCATCACGAAGTCGAAGACGCCCCTCGGGTAGCGCGCGGTGAACAGCAGCGCGATCGCGGCGATCAGCACGAGCAGCCCGGCGAGGCCGGGACCGCGCCAGAAGCCCGAGGAGAACGCGATGACCAGCACGTAGTGCGGCACGGCGAGCAGCCACCACTTGACCAGCACGAGCCCCCGGGACAGCCGCTCGGGGTAGGCGACGTCGAGCCGGGCCGGGTACCCGGGGTCGTCGCGGAGGCTGAACGGCGGATAGCGGTCGGTGCCCAGCGCGCTGTAGCCGTAGAACGAGACGCGCCACGTCCAGCGCATCACGCCCAGGTTGAAGTCGAAGAGCCCGCGCGGGTAGCGCGCGGTGAACAGGATCGCGAAGAACGCCACCACGCTGACCAGGACGAAGGCGATCCACAGGAACACCAGGATGATCAGGTGCGGGATCAGCAGCAGCCACTTGACCAGCCACAGCCATCGGGACAGTCCCGTGTCGAGCCGGCCCTCCACGGTGACGGGCCCGCCGGGGCGCGTGTGCGCCGCACTGGTGTTCATGACGGCCCCCTGCGGAGTCGACGCACCCCGAGCCGGTGTCCCCCGCACTCCACCTTGCCCGGCGCGGCCGTCCCCTGCCACCGCGGCGGACCGACGCGGTGTGCCGTGCCGGGCCGCCGGAGGCGAACGCGAGCGCGGCCGGGCACCCGGCGGCACACGGGGCCGTGGTCGGCGCCCCGGACGCGACGGGGAGCGCGGGCCGCGGTCGGGGCCGGCGGTTCGGCTACCCGGACATGCCGCGCAGCCGCGGTGCCACCTCGGCGAGCACGCGCGTGATCGTGTCGTCGCCGCGGCGGGTGGGCAGCAGCACGAGGTGGCGGGCGCCCGCGTCGACGTACGCGGCCAGGCGTTCCGCGACCCGGTCCACCGTGCCGGCCGCCGCGATGTGGCGGGCGAGTTCGGTGAAGTCCTGCTGATACGTCCCGCCGAGGAACGCGGCCGTCTCGCGCAGCGCCGTGTCCTCGTCGTCGTCGACGCAGACGGGAATGTACGCGAGCCAGCCGAAACCGCTCAGGTCGCGCCCCACCTCGTCGGCGAGGGCGCGGATCGTACCGACCGAATTCCGGTACCTGCGCGGCGAATACATGTACGGCATCCAGCCGTCGCCCAGCCGCGCCGCGCGGGCCATCGCGGCGTCGCCCCGGCCGGCCACGAGCACCGGCGGGCCGCCGGGCTGCGCGGGCGCCGGGTGGACCCGGACGTCGGAGACGGGGAAGACGGGCCCGTCGTGCGTCACCGGCTCGCCGGTCCAGAAGGCCCGCAGCAGGCCGACGGCTTCGTCGGTGCGGGCTCCCCGCCCCTTCGTCGGCACGTGGCACGCCGCGAACTCCTGCGGGTACTCGCCGCCGACCCCGATCCCGAGCGCGACGCGCCCGCCCGACGCGTTGTCCGTATCGGCGATCTGCTTGGCGACGAGCGCCGGCGGATACAGCGGCAGCGTGACGACCGCCGACCCGACGACGGCGCGCTCCGTGACGGCCGCGAGGCCCGCGAGCCACGCCATCGGCTCGGGGCTCGGGTTGCGGGAGGCGATGTGGCCGCCCACCCACAGCGAGTCCACGCCGGGCGTGCGGTCCAGGGCGGCGGCCTCCGCGAGGTCGCCGGGCGCGACGAAGCCGATGCCCACGCGGTCGCGGCAGATGAGGTCGCGGGCGGGAGCCGTCGACACGGGTGCGGAGCTCTCTTCTCGACTGGCGCGATCCTGATTCTCGTCCACGAGGACGACTGTAGGGGCGCACGGCTCTGGCGTGGTCCCCGGGTTCGACCGTCCCGCGAACAAACAGAAACCTGATTCTTGTTTTCTCGTACGCCTGGCCGATTCGCTCCCTTCTCCTCCCGCCCGGGTCGGCGCCGCGCGGGAACGGCCGCCGGCCCTGCACCTCTCTCCCCCTTCTCCCCACGGCGCGGATCTCCGCCCCCGCGCCACGGAGCGGCACCATCCGCCCGCCATTGACTCAACAGGAATCATGTTCTAATTTCGGCGCGTCCTGAGATCTTCGGTGGCACGACACGACGCTTAAGGGGGCAGGCGTGTTGCCCGACGGGTTCCGAGCGTTCGATGCGGACAACCACTACTACGAGGCGCTGGACGCCTTCACGCGGCACCTCGAACCGGCGTACCGCAAGCGGTGCATGCAGTGGGCGCAGGTCGACGGCAAGACACGGCTGCTGGTCGGCGGGAAGGTCAACCGGTTCATCCCCGACCCCACGTTCTCCCGGCTGGCCCGGCCGGGCGTGCTGGAGAAGTGGTTCCGCGGCACCGCGGAGGGCTCGCTGGTCGAGCAGTTCGGCGCGTTGGAGCCCACGCGCCCCGCGTACCGCGACCGTACGGCCCGGCTTGAGGCGATGGACGAACTCGGCCTGGACGGCGCGCTGTTCTTCCCGACCCTGGGCGTCGGCATGGAGCAGGCGCTGATCCACGACATCCCGGCCCTGTGCGCCGCGTTCCGCGCGTTCAACCGATGGCTGCGGGAGGACTGGGGCTTCGCCTACCGGGAGCGCATTTTCGCGGCGCCGTACCTGACCCTCGCCGACCCCGGGAACGCGGTCGCCGAACTGGATTGGGCGCTCGACCACGACGCCCGGCTCGTCGTCATGCAGTACGGCCCGATCCGGACCGCGCACGGCTGGACGTCGCCCGGCGACCCGGCCTTCGAGCCGTTCTGGGCACGCGCCGCCGAAGCCGGCATCACGATCGTCTTCCACGGCGGCGACAGCGCGTATACCGAACTGATCTCGTGGTGGGGCGAGCCCGAGGAGATGGAGGCGTTCCGGGCCACGCCGATGCGCGGGCTGCTGAGTGCGGAGCCGATCGCCGACACCATCGCCGCGCTGCTCTCGTACGGCGTCCTGGCCCGCCACCCCCGGCTCCGCATCGCCGCCATCGAGACCGGCGCCGACTGGATCCCGACGCTGTTCCAGCGGTTGAGGAAGTCGTACGGGCAGCAGCCGCACGCGTGGCCCGAGGACCCGCGCGAGACCCTGCGCCGCCAATTGTGGGTGTCGCCCTTCCACGAGAACGACCTCGCCCGCCTGCGGCAGGTGATCGGCGTCGACCGCATCATGATGGGCTCGGACTGGCCGCACACCGAAGGCATCGCCCAGCCCTTGAACTTCGCGAAGGACCTGGCGGCGGCCGGCTACACCGCCGAGGAGCGGATCCAGGTGATGCGCACCAACGCCGAGGCGCTGGTCACCCGCCTGCCCTGACCGCCCCCGGCCCGCCACGACGCCGCCCCCGCACGCCCCGGCCGCCGCGCCACACGCGGCCACGACAGGAGGACCGCCCGATGGCCTTCCCCACCGACATCCCGGTCGTCGACACGATGATCGGCTTCCCGCACGAGGGTTGGGACCAGTACGCGTTCATCCGCCGGCAGACGAAGGACCGCGAGTCGCGCGAATCCTTCGAGTTCCCGGTGGAGTACATGTTCAAGGGCGTCCCGAAGGACCTGCCGACCGACGATCCCGTGGGGTTCACGCTCCACGAGATGGACCGGTTCGGCATTCGGCAGGGCATGATCGGCGTCGGCGACGAGATCTCGCGCGAGGCGCTGCGCCGCCACCCCGACCGCTTCGTGCCGTCGTCCACCGTCGACCCCAACACCGGGATGGACGGCATCCGCCGACTGGTCGCCGAACACGAGGAGTTCGGGGTCCGTGCGGTCGGGTGCTTCCCGGCGGGGACCTTCCCGCAGGTGCCGATCAACGACAAGAAGATGTACCCGTTCTACGCCAAGTGCGTCGAACTGGGCATCCCCATCTTCGTCTGCGCGGGAGTCCCGGGCCCGCGCCTGAGGTTCGCCGCGCAGCATGTCGAGCTGATCGACGAAGTCATGTACGACTTCCCCGAGTTGGTCATGGTCACGCGGCACGGCTGCGAGCCGTGGGTCGACCTCGCCGTCAAGCTCATGCTCAAGTGGCCCAACCTGTACTACTCGACGTCGGCGTTCGCGCCGCGCTACTACCCGCAGGCGATCGTCGATTACGCCAACACCCGTGGCGCGCACAAGATCCTGTACGCCGGCTACTTCCCGATGGGTCTCACCCTCGACCGCATTTTCGGCGAACTCCCGTCCGTCGGCTTCAAGGACGAAGTGTGGCCGCGGTTCCTCGCCGGCAATGCCGCGCGCCTTCTCGGGCTCGACCCACCGGCCGTGCAATAACCCGGTGACAAGCGGTCCGCCGTTCCCCGAAAATCGGTGCGGAGCACGACGCGGGGCGATGACGCGGATTCCATCCACGGGCGCCTCCAACGGCTTCGACGCACCTCCCGGTGCGCGGGTCCCGGTTACTTCCTTCTCACAAGTCCGGGGCCGATTCCGATCTCGGGAGGGCGCGCGCGGGTGCCCGGTGCGCAGGCATCGGTTACTTCCACTCATAATGGCGAGGTTCCGGGTTCGAGTCCCGGTCGGCGGAGAAATCCGGCGGTAGCTCAACGGCAGAGCACGTATGTTCCGGAGCCGCTTGGTTCTCGGGCACCCCCGCGACGCCCCCCGTTCCTTTTCCCACGGGGGATTTCGCATGGCCAAGTTCAACCGACGTGCCGCTCCGCCGCCGGCCTCCGGTCCGGTGCGCACCACGACGCGCGTCCCGGCGACGCGGACGTTCGAGGGCGGTGCCGCGTACCTGCGCCAACCGCGCGGCGAACTCCTGCTGTTCGCCCTCACCAACATGGTCGGCGAGACCGCGTACTACGAGGCCGCGCAGGACCGCGACCGCCGGTTCCGCGACCTCGTGCACGACGTCGCGGCCGAAGACCCGCTGTGGATGACCGGGTTCGTGGGCTGGCTGCGCGACGCCGCGGGCATGCGCTCGGCGTCGCTGGTCGCCGCGGCCGAGGCGGTCTTCGCCCGGCTGACCCTCGGACTCCACGGCATGAACCGGGGGATCGTCGACGCCGCCCTGCAACGCCCCGACGAGCCGGGCGAGTTCCTGGCGTACTGGACCACGACGCACGGGCTGAACCTGCCCAAGCCGGTCAAGCGCGGTGTCGCGGACGCCGCGACGCGGCTCTACACCGAGCGCGCGCTGCTGAAGTACGACACCCCGGCCCGGGACTTCCGGTTCGCCGACGTCCTGGAGCTGACGCATGCCGCGCCCTCGCCCGAAAGGCCGTGGCAGGGCGCGCTGTTCAGGCACGCGATCGACCGCCGCCACGGGCGCGGCGACGCGGTCCCGGCCGCGCTGCGGATGATCGCCGCGAACCGCGCGCTGCACGACGAGGCGGCCGACCACCCGGCGGTGCTCCTGGACGCGGACCGGCTCCGCGAGGCCGGCATGACCTGGGAGGACGCGCTGTCGCTCGCCGGGCCGCGGCTGCCCAAGGCCCGCGTGTGGGAGGCGATCGTGCCGTCGATGGGCGTCATGGCGCTCATCCGCAACCTGCGCAACCTCGACGAGGCGGGTGTCTCCGACGAGGTGGCCGAGCAGGTGGCGCGGCGCATCGCGGACCCCGCGACGATCCGCGCCTCGCGGCTGTTCCCGTACCGCTTCCTGGCCGCCCACCGCGCCGCGCCGTCGCAGCGCTGGGACCACGCGCTCGACACCGCTCTGGCGGCGTCGACGGCGAACCTCCCGGCGCTGCCGGGGCGGACGCTGGTCCTCGTCGACACGTCGGGCAGCATGTCGTCGCGGGTGTCGACACGGTCGACGGTGACGCACGCCGACATCGGCGCGCTGTTCGGGGTCGCCCTCGCGCACCGGGGCGCCGACGTCGACCTGGTCGGGTTCGCGACCGGCCACTTCACCCACCCCGTGCACGCGCGCGGCGGGTCCGTCCTGCGCGACATCGAGGCCTTCTGCCGCCGCAACGGCGAAGTCGGGCACGGCACCGAGACGGTCCGCGCGCTGCGGGCGGCGTACGACGGGCACGACCGCGTGGTGCTGATCTCCGACATGCAGGCGTTCCGCCACGCGGGCGGCGACGCCGGCGGCCTTTCGGTCTCGGAGGCGGTGCCCGCGTCGGTGCCGGTCTTCGGGGTGAACACGTCGGGTTACGCCCCGACGGTGATCGCCGCGGGAACCCCCAACCGACACGAGATCGGCGGATTCAGCGACAAGCTCTTCACCCTGATGAACCTGCTCGACCACGGCCTCGACACCGACTGGCCGTGGTCATAACCCCGGACTCCCCCACCGCCCCGCCGACCACCCCTCCCCGACGGGGCGACACGGCATCCCGCCACACCGCGCGAAGCCGCCCGCCGACCCGACCTCGCCTTCCCCACACCCCTGATCGCCCACCACCGCCGCGCCGCCCGGCCGAGCACCTTGGCCCGGGCGGTGCGACGCGCATCGCGCCACAGCGCGCGAAGCCGCCCGCCCACGCGACCTCACCTCCCCCACACCCCTGATCGCCCGCTACCGCCCCGAGCACCTTGGCCCGGGCGGGGTAACGCGCATCGCGCCACAGCGCGCGAAGAGCCGCCCACCCCGACGGCCCGCCGCCGCCCGGCAGCTCGTGCCGCCCGGTCAGCCCGACTTGTGCGCGGTCGGGCGCTCGTGGTTGGCGAGTTGGTCGATGCTGAGATAGGCGTTGGTGTGCTCGAAGTCCTGGATGCTCGCGGGGCGGCCGGCCTGGAAGCCGGTGCGGACGAAATCGTCGCCGGCCGTCGCGTTGAGCGCCCAGTTGACCGCGACGCGGGTGCGTGCGGTGAACGTCCGCAGGGCCATGAGGTGGTAGCCCCGCGCGACCGCCTGCGCCGTGGCCCCGGACAGCTCGATGCCGAGCGGCTTGGAGACCGCGTCCCTGCCGCCCAGGTCGACCACGAGGCCGAGGTCGTGGTGGAAGTAGGGCCGCAGCGGGCGCCCGTGCAGGCCCGCGACCACGTTGTCGGCGAGCACCTTGCCCTGGCGCTGCGCGTGCTGCGCGGTGGGCGGGGTGATCGTGTCGCCGCCCTTCGCGAGGTCGGGTACGGCGGCGGCGTCGCCCGCGGCGAGTACTCCGTCCGTCCCGGGCACGGTCAGCTCGGGCCCGGTCACCAGCCGGCCGCGCAGCGTGTCCCTCGACAGCGTGTCCACGATCGGGCTGGCCTGGACACCGGCCGTCCAGATGAGGGTGTGCGTCGGCAGCACCCGCCCGTCGGTGAGGGTGACACTGGTCCGCT is from Yinghuangia sp. ASG 101 and encodes:
- a CDS encoding amidohydrolase family protein, with protein sequence MAFPTDIPVVDTMIGFPHEGWDQYAFIRRQTKDRESRESFEFPVEYMFKGVPKDLPTDDPVGFTLHEMDRFGIRQGMIGVGDEISREALRRHPDRFVPSSTVDPNTGMDGIRRLVAEHEEFGVRAVGCFPAGTFPQVPINDKKMYPFYAKCVELGIPIFVCAGVPGPRLRFAAQHVELIDEVMYDFPELVMVTRHGCEPWVDLAVKLMLKWPNLYYSTSAFAPRYYPQAIVDYANTRGAHKILYAGYFPMGLTLDRIFGELPSVGFKDEVWPRFLAGNAARLLGLDPPAVQ
- a CDS encoding ArsR/SmtB family transcription factor — translated: MPVPLYQAKAEFFRMLGHPVRIRVLELLQDGPKPVRDLLAAIEIEPSSLSQQLAVLRRSGIVTSTRDGATVVYQLSGGDVADLMRAARRILTEMLAGQKELLDELREAEAAAS
- a CDS encoding ABC transporter substrate-binding protein produces the protein MRPQRTLVAVLSVTALLAVGCGDRGDSSDSDSTPTNAQPAAVSADFGDLKNVCQAGQSTSAPAQGVTANEIKVGVFTDVGFTKKQEYPDAAKVFTSWCNEAGGINGRKIVANTRDTKMLEVRQRMSEACREDFALVGGGAALDNMGVKDRLSCLLPDFTSQPVSLESDGSDLQVATLAGGSSYVRYAGYYNWLLKEAYPGSANAVGVIGGDSPSVKVLVEMAVDGIKATGGNVNYNDLYPAAGVSDWTPYAQSIKSKGVKGLLFYGDYKSLAKLEQALTTIDYKLDWIDANSNAYGDEFIQLTGGQALAAQNNVADLSGLSLLEDASKNPATQKVIDLFAKYAPGAKVGLGSIRAFSSWLLFAKSAAACGDNLTRKCVYETAAKETAWTGGGLQAPLDLSQSDAPVKCFNVVVASPEGWKAADFKPDSGAYRCDAPAIKLTGNYPKPMTLADVGKSMDDVK
- a CDS encoding LLM class flavin-dependent oxidoreductase; translated protein: MDENQDRASREESSAPVSTAPARDLICRDRVGIGFVAPGDLAEAAALDRTPGVDSLWVGGHIASRNPSPEPMAWLAGLAAVTERAVVGSAVVTLPLYPPALVAKQIADTDNASGGRVALGIGVGGEYPQEFAACHVPTKGRGARTDEAVGLLRAFWTGEPVTHDGPVFPVSDVRVHPAPAQPGGPPVLVAGRGDAAMARAARLGDGWMPYMYSPRRYRNSVGTIRALADEVGRDLSGFGWLAYIPVCVDDDEDTALRETAAFLGGTYQQDFTELARHIAAAGTVDRVAERLAAYVDAGARHLVLLPTRRGDDTITRVLAEVAPRLRGMSG
- a CDS encoding TROVE domain-containing protein; translation: MAKFNRRAAPPPASGPVRTTTRVPATRTFEGGAAYLRQPRGELLLFALTNMVGETAYYEAAQDRDRRFRDLVHDVAAEDPLWMTGFVGWLRDAAGMRSASLVAAAEAVFARLTLGLHGMNRGIVDAALQRPDEPGEFLAYWTTTHGLNLPKPVKRGVADAATRLYTERALLKYDTPARDFRFADVLELTHAAPSPERPWQGALFRHAIDRRHGRGDAVPAALRMIAANRALHDEAADHPAVLLDADRLREAGMTWEDALSLAGPRLPKARVWEAIVPSMGVMALIRNLRNLDEAGVSDEVAEQVARRIADPATIRASRLFPYRFLAAHRAAPSQRWDHALDTALAASTANLPALPGRTLVLVDTSGSMSSRVSTRSTVTHADIGALFGVALAHRGADVDLVGFATGHFTHPVHARGGSVLRDIEAFCRRNGEVGHGTETVRALRAAYDGHDRVVLISDMQAFRHAGGDAGGLSVSEAVPASVPVFGVNTSGYAPTVIAAGTPNRHEIGGFSDKLFTLMNLLDHGLDTDWPWS
- a CDS encoding carboxylate-amine ligase, producing MAQVGIEEEFHVIDRKTRRLVPQAPAILGDLSGEGFTAELHQTVLESNSRPHRELRSLQEDLVALRAELVAVAGKWDLGVAAVGTVPLADFGIAALTPNERYERIGHTYGALTREQLICGMHVHVEAEDRDLAVRALPWIAPWVPVLLALSASSPYWQGADTGYASWRTQMWQRWPAAGPVGAFASADEYDAMIAGLVDSGVLLDAGMLYQDLRLSSHLPTIELRVCDSCPSPETPILVAGLFRALVTHALRSAAEAGAAPPPVWPAEWQRAASWRAARSGLEGPLLDPMRFGAAPAADVVRGLVAHVRPHLEEFGDWPLISALVERTLASGSAAEHQRRAARGWAWEPARAVDWVLERTAAAPEWPSLPVPRQRRAETATPSAGKTVAEGGLSGPSGPSGPSEPAGPPTPPAARVAPAVREVPGVPAAPGPGVSGLPPVPRVPPVPPVPTEPSPL
- a CDS encoding DUF4389 domain-containing protein; the encoded protein is MNTSAAHTRPGGPVTVEGRLDTGLSRWLWLVKWLLLIPHLIILVFLWIAFVLVSVVAFFAILFTARYPRGLFDFNLGVMRWTWRVSFYGYSALGTDRYPPFSLRDDPGYPARLDVAYPERLSRGLVLVKWWLLAVPHYVLVIAFSSGFWRGPGLAGLLVLIAAIALLFTARYPRGVFDFVMGLNRWTVRVGAYAALMSDSYPPFRLDQGGREPDAADAVADEGHGLGPAAGGNASPTG
- a CDS encoding amidohydrolase family protein — encoded protein: MLPDGFRAFDADNHYYEALDAFTRHLEPAYRKRCMQWAQVDGKTRLLVGGKVNRFIPDPTFSRLARPGVLEKWFRGTAEGSLVEQFGALEPTRPAYRDRTARLEAMDELGLDGALFFPTLGVGMEQALIHDIPALCAAFRAFNRWLREDWGFAYRERIFAAPYLTLADPGNAVAELDWALDHDARLVVMQYGPIRTAHGWTSPGDPAFEPFWARAAEAGITIVFHGGDSAYTELISWWGEPEEMEAFRATPMRGLLSAEPIADTIAALLSYGVLARHPRLRIAAIETGADWIPTLFQRLRKSYGQQPHAWPEDPRETLRRQLWVSPFHENDLARLRQVIGVDRIMMGSDWPHTEGIAQPLNFAKDLAAAGYTAEERIQVMRTNAEALVTRLP